A section of the Bacillus sp. HSf4 genome encodes:
- the aspA gene encoding aspartate ammonia-lyase gives METKTTRIEKDFLGEKEVPADAYYGVQTMRAVENFPITGYQIDEELIKALAMVKKAAALSNMEIKRLYKDLGEVIIKAAGEIMDGLWHDHFIVDPIQGGAGTSMNMNTNEVIANRGLELLGRDKGDYFHLSPNTHVNMAQSTNDVFPTAIHLATLNHIKKLLGTMEDMLDAFRQKAAEFDSVIKMGRTHLQDAVPIRLGQEFEAYSRVIERDIERIKQSRHHLYEVNMGATAVGTGLNADPRYIKSVVEHLSEISGYQLKGADHLVDATQNTDAYTEVSAALKVGMMNMSKIANDIRLMASGPRAGLAEIRLPPRQPGSSIMPGKVNPVMPEVMNQIAFQVIGNDHTICLASEAGQLELNVMEPVLVFNLLQSIKIMNNGFRVFTDYCIKGIEANEIRLKEFVEKSVGVITAVNPHLGYEAAARIAKEAIATGQSVRELCLLHDVLTEEELDLILDPYEMTHPGIAGASLLEE, from the coding sequence ATGGAAACGAAAACAACCCGGATTGAAAAAGACTTTCTAGGAGAAAAAGAAGTTCCGGCTGATGCTTATTACGGGGTACAGACGATGAGAGCCGTTGAAAATTTTCCGATCACCGGCTATCAGATCGATGAAGAGCTGATTAAAGCTTTGGCTATGGTCAAAAAAGCGGCCGCTCTCTCCAACATGGAAATCAAGCGGCTGTATAAAGATCTCGGCGAGGTCATCATCAAGGCGGCCGGTGAAATCATGGACGGCCTCTGGCACGATCATTTTATCGTCGATCCCATTCAAGGCGGAGCCGGGACCTCAATGAACATGAACACCAACGAGGTGATCGCGAATAGAGGATTGGAGCTTTTAGGAAGAGACAAAGGCGACTATTTTCATTTAAGTCCAAACACACATGTCAACATGGCGCAGTCAACGAATGACGTTTTTCCGACGGCGATTCACCTGGCGACATTGAATCATATCAAAAAGCTTTTAGGGACGATGGAGGATATGCTTGACGCATTCCGACAAAAAGCGGCTGAATTTGATTCCGTCATCAAAATGGGACGGACCCATCTTCAAGACGCGGTTCCGATCCGGCTCGGACAGGAGTTTGAAGCCTATTCGCGCGTGATTGAAAGAGACATCGAGCGAATTAAACAGTCCCGGCACCATTTGTATGAAGTCAATATGGGAGCGACCGCAGTCGGCACAGGCTTAAACGCCGACCCAAGATATATCAAAAGCGTCGTCGAGCACCTGTCAGAAATCAGCGGCTATCAGCTGAAAGGAGCGGACCATCTTGTTGACGCCACCCAGAACACCGATGCCTACACAGAAGTGTCCGCCGCCCTTAAAGTCGGGATGATGAACATGTCCAAAATCGCCAACGATATCCGCTTAATGGCTTCAGGTCCGAGAGCGGGTCTTGCGGAAATCCGGCTGCCGCCGCGCCAGCCCGGCTCTTCGATCATGCCGGGTAAAGTGAACCCTGTCATGCCTGAGGTGATGAACCAGATCGCATTCCAGGTCATCGGCAATGATCATACGATCTGCCTTGCTTCAGAAGCGGGACAGCTTGAATTAAACGTGATGGAACCCGTCCTTGTTTTCAACCTGCTGCAGTCGATCAAAATCATGAACAACGGCTTCCGCGTCTTTACCGATTACTGTATCAAAGGAATCGAAGCAAATGAAATCAGGCTGAAGGAATTCGTGGAAAAAAGCGTCGGCGTCATTACCGCCGTCAACCCCCATCTCGGATATGAAGCAGCGGCAAGAATCGCAAAAGAAGCGATTGCGACAGGACAATCGGTTCGCGAACTTTGTTTGCTGCATGATGTGCTGACAGAAGAGGAGCTTGATCTGATTCTCGATCCTTACGAGATGACACATCCCGGCATAGCCGGCGCCTCGCTGCTCGAGGAGTAG
- a CDS encoding macrolide family glycosyltransferase — protein MGNVLMINFPGEGHINPSIGVTKELQSRGEKVVYYAVEEYAEKIKKTGAEVRLYPDFRDDLSFGRSRTGDEKMDFAEIGLNMAKKADEIVQLIYREVKDEQYDYVIFDHHFLAGKIIAEMMGLPCISLCTTFAMDEELIHSFGKTHQTGLENSPCLEQLQQFLLELSDRYPVSLSQPFDVFSCPGDITIVFTSREFQPHAERFGEDYLFVGPSVTSRHDPGSFPMHELEGETVIVISMGTIFNRQKEIYNMCIDALQDFDGKVVMSIGRHTNPDELNDIPDHFIVKPYIPQLELLKTADLFVTHGGMNSTNEGLYFDTPLIVIPMGGDQFFVASQVERAGAGVKLDKTELTSEVLREKVKEVLENRSYADSAADIGKSLRSAGGYKRAADAIFELVHETVEKG, from the coding sequence ATGGGAAATGTACTGATGATTAATTTTCCAGGGGAAGGTCATATCAACCCCTCTATAGGTGTAACGAAAGAATTGCAAAGCCGTGGTGAAAAGGTCGTCTATTATGCAGTCGAAGAATACGCGGAAAAAATAAAAAAAACAGGGGCCGAAGTTCGTTTATATCCCGATTTTAGAGATGATTTATCCTTCGGGAGAAGCAGAACCGGTGATGAGAAAATGGACTTTGCCGAAATCGGTTTAAACATGGCAAAAAAGGCGGATGAAATCGTTCAGCTCATATACCGGGAAGTCAAAGATGAGCAATATGATTATGTCATTTTCGATCATCACTTTTTGGCAGGAAAAATCATTGCCGAAATGATGGGGCTGCCTTGCATTTCATTGTGCACGACGTTTGCCATGGATGAAGAACTGATCCATTCCTTTGGCAAAACGCATCAAACCGGTCTTGAAAACTCGCCTTGCTTAGAACAACTTCAGCAGTTTCTCTTGGAATTAAGTGACCGGTATCCTGTCAGCCTGAGCCAGCCGTTTGATGTCTTTTCATGCCCCGGAGACATCACAATCGTTTTCACTTCAAGGGAATTTCAGCCTCATGCTGAAAGGTTTGGAGAGGACTACTTGTTCGTCGGCCCGTCTGTCACGAGCCGCCACGACCCGGGCAGCTTCCCGATGCATGAACTCGAGGGCGAGACCGTCATCGTCATCTCAATGGGGACGATCTTCAATCGGCAAAAAGAGATTTACAATATGTGCATTGATGCCTTGCAAGACTTTGACGGAAAAGTGGTTATGTCAATCGGCAGACATACGAATCCGGATGAGCTGAACGACATCCCAGACCATTTTATCGTCAAGCCTTATATTCCGCAGCTGGAGCTTTTGAAAACCGCTGATTTGTTCGTTACACACGGCGGAATGAACAGCACAAATGAAGGGCTTTACTTTGATACACCGCTTATTGTCATCCCGATGGGAGGTGATCAGTTCTTCGTCGCCAGCCAGGTGGAAAGAGCAGGCGCCGGCGTTAAACTGGACAAAACAGAGCTCACATCAGAGGTTTTGCGGGAAAAGGTGAAAGAAGTGCTTGAAAACCGCTCCTATGCTGACAGCGCCGCCGACATCGGCAAATCGCTCCGAAGCGCCGGGGGCTACAAAAGGGCTGCTGATGCTATTTTTGAACTGGTGCATGAAACAGTGGAAAAGGGATAA
- a CDS encoding GNAT family protein: MFTLKIDHDLYLKMLEPKDAPAVYKQIQQSKQHLRKWLYWVDGTKKLEDTEAFIEDAMKQAAANNGFQAGIWHQQQFAGMIGLHYINWTNRTTSIGYWLGESHQGKGIMTSACRALIDMMFNEYELNRVEIRAAVKNSRSRAIPERLGFVKEGCLRQCEWLHDHFADHFVYGLLRKEYAERGK; encoded by the coding sequence ATGTTCACACTGAAGATTGATCATGATCTGTATTTAAAAATGCTTGAACCAAAGGATGCACCCGCCGTCTACAAACAGATCCAGCAATCCAAACAGCATTTAAGAAAATGGCTGTACTGGGTCGACGGAACGAAGAAGCTTGAAGACACCGAAGCTTTTATCGAGGATGCCATGAAGCAGGCTGCCGCGAATAACGGCTTTCAGGCAGGGATCTGGCATCAACAGCAATTCGCCGGCATGATCGGCCTGCACTATATCAATTGGACCAACCGAACGACATCGATCGGCTACTGGCTCGGTGAATCTCATCAGGGAAAAGGAATCATGACGAGCGCATGCCGCGCGCTGATTGATATGATGTTTAACGAATATGAACTCAACCGGGTTGAAATCAGGGCGGCGGTTAAAAACAGCAGAAGCCGGGCGATACCCGAAAGGCTCGGATTTGTGAAAGAAGGCTGCCTCAGACAATGCGAATGGCTTCATGATCATTTTGCCGATCATTTCGTCTACGGACTCCTGAGGAAAGAATACGCCGAGCGCGGCAAATAA
- a CDS encoding Nramp family divalent metal transporter, producing MVSQDMSRHAQISKEAQDALDGKSKGFKRLLPFLGPAFIAAIAYIDPGNFATNIAAGSKYGYLLLWVILFSNIMALLIQSLSAKLGIATGKNLPEVAREEFPKPVSVGLWIQGELVVIATDLAEFIGAALGLYLLFGIPLLEASLIAAAGSFAILELQRRGVRPLEAAITGMLFIVVIAFAFQTFFAKPDIGSVLEGMFVPRFDGTDSILLAAGILGATVMPHAIYLHSALTQRRVVGKTDAEKKKIFRFEFIDILIAMLIAGAINASMLIVAAALFFKNGIFVEDLDVAFSHFSTMVSPLSAVLFGIGLLTAGLSSSSVGTLSGDIIMQGFINFRIPLYLRRFITILPPIAIIASGVNPTTALVLSQVVLSFGIAFALIPLILFTSNKRIMGSLKNAAWVTAVSWIIAVLIVGLNVFLIFDTFTG from the coding sequence ATGGTCAGTCAAGATATGTCCAGACACGCACAAATATCAAAAGAAGCTCAAGACGCACTAGATGGAAAAAGCAAAGGTTTCAAAAGGCTCCTTCCTTTTCTGGGGCCGGCTTTTATAGCTGCCATCGCCTATATCGATCCCGGCAACTTTGCCACAAACATTGCTGCAGGTTCCAAGTACGGATATTTGCTTTTATGGGTTATTCTTTTTTCGAATATTATGGCGCTGCTTATACAGTCGCTGTCCGCCAAGCTCGGCATTGCAACGGGCAAAAATCTTCCCGAGGTTGCAAGGGAGGAATTCCCAAAACCGGTGTCGGTCGGTCTTTGGATTCAGGGAGAGCTCGTCGTCATCGCGACAGACCTTGCCGAATTTATCGGAGCGGCTCTCGGCCTTTATCTATTGTTCGGCATTCCGCTTCTTGAAGCATCGCTCATTGCAGCGGCTGGATCATTCGCGATCCTGGAGCTGCAACGGCGCGGCGTCCGCCCGCTCGAAGCGGCGATTACAGGAATGCTGTTTATCGTCGTGATCGCCTTTGCCTTTCAGACTTTTTTTGCAAAGCCTGACATTGGATCGGTTTTGGAGGGCATGTTTGTCCCTCGCTTTGACGGAACCGACAGCATTCTTCTGGCGGCGGGGATCCTCGGAGCAACGGTTATGCCGCACGCCATTTACTTGCACTCCGCTCTCACCCAAAGAAGGGTGGTTGGAAAAACGGATGCTGAAAAGAAAAAAATATTCCGGTTTGAATTTATCGATATTTTGATCGCCATGCTGATTGCCGGAGCGATCAATGCGAGCATGCTGATCGTTGCCGCCGCATTGTTTTTCAAAAACGGGATTTTTGTCGAGGATCTGGATGTCGCCTTCAGCCATTTCAGCACAATGGTCAGTCCGCTGTCAGCCGTGTTGTTCGGCATCGGACTTTTGACGGCAGGCTTATCCAGTTCATCTGTCGGAACACTTTCGGGAGATATTATTATGCAAGGATTCATCAATTTTCGAATTCCGCTTTATTTAAGACGATTTATCACGATTTTGCCGCCGATTGCCATCATTGCTTCAGGCGTCAACCCGACAACCGCCCTCGTGTTAAGCCAGGTCGTCCTGTCGTTCGGAATCGCCTTCGCTCTCATTCCGCTTATTCTATTTACAAGCAATAAGCGGATCATGGGAAGCCTTAAAAACGCCGCATGGGTGACAGCCGTATCATGGATCATTGCTGTTCTGATCGTCGGACTTAACGTGTTTCTCATTTTTGATACATTTACCGGTTAA
- a CDS encoding peptidase E, which produces MRQIIAMGGGGFSMEPENLLLDQYILAQVKNDLPKVCFVPTASGDQTNDIERFYKAFHTLPCEPSHLSLFEPQFKELEKYVVEKDVIYVGGGSTRNMLVLWKEWGLDDVLQKAYEKGVVLAGLSAGSICWFEEGITDPLNAPLYKLDGLGFLKGSHCPHYDGESKRKPSYHKFILEGKIKEGYAVDDGAAVHFINETLAASVSSRANAKSYKVKCANGEISETEIRTKRLGVCRGQV; this is translated from the coding sequence ATGAGGCAGATTATTGCGATGGGCGGCGGCGGTTTTTCTATGGAGCCGGAAAACCTTTTATTAGATCAATATATTTTAGCTCAAGTCAAAAACGATTTACCAAAGGTATGTTTTGTTCCAACAGCCAGCGGTGACCAAACAAATGATATTGAAAGGTTTTATAAGGCGTTTCACACGCTGCCTTGCGAGCCGTCACACTTATCTTTATTTGAACCGCAATTTAAAGAATTGGAGAAATATGTTGTTGAAAAAGATGTGATATATGTCGGCGGGGGAAGTACGAGGAATATGCTTGTTTTGTGGAAGGAATGGGGATTAGATGACGTTTTGCAAAAGGCATATGAAAAAGGGGTTGTACTTGCTGGATTGAGTGCGGGTTCAATTTGCTGGTTTGAAGAAGGGATAACTGACCCGTTGAATGCGCCTTTATATAAGCTCGATGGTCTAGGCTTTCTGAAGGGAAGCCATTGTCCTCATTATGATGGAGAGAGCAAAAGGAAGCCTTCATATCACAAGTTCATCTTGGAAGGAAAAATAAAAGAAGGCTATGCAGTCGATGACGGTGCGGCTGTGCACTTTATCAATGAAACACTGGCTGCTTCTGTCAGTTCCAGGGCAAATGCAAAGTCATACAAAGTCAAATGTGCAAATGGTGAAATCAGTGAAACAGAGATTCGTACAAAGCGCTTAGGTGTTTGCAGAGGTCAAGTATAA
- a CDS encoding Na+/H+ antiporter NhaC family protein yields MQKQNAKASGLLPLFLFVCLFVGSGLVTGDFYSLPILVAALAAAVVSLAMNRKEPLSRKTEWFATGAGHPDIMIMVMIFILAGAFSSVAKAMGAVESTVNLALSLVPGQFLVAGLFIIAAFISVSMGTSTGTIAALAPISAGISAEIGVSPAFSVAAVVGGAMFGDNLSFISDTTIAAVRTQKTKMSDKFKTNFLIVLPAAIVTIILLMIFSSGGHPVSQAGTYSLIKVLPYLGVLIFALLGFNVMAVILGGIVLSGVIGISDGSLTLHSYLQAITEGIGGMSELIILSLLIGGMAEMMKRNGGIAFLLEFVSRRVRSKKGAEAGIAGLVSTANLATANNTIAIITAGPLAKDLSDQYGIDSRKSASILDIFSCVIQGLIPYGAQMLSAAQIAKISPISILPYSFYPILIGICGIAAILFGFPRFTERQKKEI; encoded by the coding sequence ATGCAAAAACAAAACGCAAAAGCTTCCGGGCTTTTGCCGCTATTTTTATTTGTCTGCTTATTTGTCGGCTCAGGGCTTGTCACGGGCGACTTTTACAGCCTGCCGATTTTGGTAGCCGCTCTTGCCGCGGCGGTTGTTTCGCTCGCCATGAACCGAAAGGAGCCGCTCAGCCGCAAGACCGAGTGGTTCGCAACAGGAGCGGGACATCCCGATATCATGATTATGGTGATGATTTTTATTTTGGCGGGGGCGTTTTCTTCTGTCGCAAAAGCGATGGGGGCTGTAGAGTCAACGGTGAATCTGGCTCTTTCCCTTGTGCCCGGGCAGTTTTTGGTTGCCGGCTTATTTATCATTGCCGCTTTCATCTCCGTTTCAATGGGTACATCAACCGGCACGATAGCGGCGCTCGCTCCGATCAGCGCCGGGATCAGCGCTGAAATCGGGGTTTCCCCGGCATTTTCGGTTGCTGCCGTTGTCGGCGGCGCCATGTTTGGAGATAACTTGTCATTTATTTCTGATACAACGATTGCCGCCGTCCGCACACAAAAAACAAAAATGTCGGACAAATTCAAAACGAATTTCTTGATCGTGCTACCCGCAGCGATTGTAACGATCATTCTGCTGATGATTTTCTCATCGGGAGGACACCCTGTATCACAGGCAGGGACTTACAGCTTGATCAAGGTACTGCCGTATCTCGGCGTTTTAATTTTTGCGCTTCTCGGTTTTAATGTGATGGCCGTCATCCTTGGCGGAATCGTCTTATCCGGTGTAATCGGCATTTCCGACGGCAGCCTGACTCTTCACTCCTACCTGCAGGCGATAACGGAAGGAATCGGCGGGATGTCCGAATTGATCATTCTGTCTCTTCTGATCGGCGGAATGGCGGAAATGATGAAACGAAACGGCGGCATCGCCTTCCTGCTTGAGTTTGTTTCCCGCAGAGTCCGTTCGAAAAAAGGAGCTGAAGCCGGAATTGCGGGGCTCGTCAGCACCGCCAACCTGGCCACGGCCAATAATACGATTGCGATCATCACGGCCGGTCCGCTCGCTAAGGATTTATCAGACCAATACGGAATTGACAGCCGGAAATCAGCGAGCATCCTTGATATCTTTTCATGCGTCATCCAAGGGCTGATTCCATACGGCGCGCAAATGCTGTCAGCGGCGCAAATCGCCAAAATATCGCCGATCAGTATTCTCCCTTACTCCTTCTATCCGATTTTGATCGGCATTTGCGGGATTGCCGCGATTTTGTTCGGTTTTCCAAGGTTTACAGAACGTCAGAAAAAGGAAATCTAA
- a CDS encoding GlsB/YeaQ/YmgE family stress response membrane protein — MLGFLVSLIVAIVIGLIGGAIGGSGAPGGWIGSMVVGFVGAWIGHGLFGTWGPDIAGFAIFPAIIGAAILVFILNLLFRGRTGSRSEA, encoded by the coding sequence ATGTTGGGATTTCTCGTTTCTTTAATTGTTGCAATTGTCATCGGTTTGATCGGAGGTGCAATCGGAGGCAGCGGCGCTCCCGGCGGATGGATCGGCTCCATGGTTGTCGGCTTTGTCGGAGCCTGGATCGGTCACGGGCTGTTCGGAACGTGGGGGCCTGACATTGCTGGATTCGCCATTTTTCCGGCTATCATCGGAGCCGCAATCCTCGTCTTTATTTTGAATCTTCTGTTCCGGGGAAGAACAGGTTCGCGGTCTGAAGCATAG
- a CDS encoding EcsC family protein — MLLEKTELEEQLKIIEKWEKEQQKVWFWERIGRLPFKVLDKLTPAFIQDKIGLLLDEIGGFIQNGGQYLTSEKHLIRKFQKELPNETMETIADVQKAPLAVMDQICEELGKNRANTAAVQGATTGVGGLFTLAIDIPAILGLSLKTLQDIAVSYGYDPKEKTERMFIIKCLQLSSADIVGKKAIIQELSQYHRSPDERQNMISQIQGWREVVYTYRDSFGWKKLFQMVPIAGILFGAITNRSMMNGVAETGMMMYKKRRILERLEDIEKEPERLGE, encoded by the coding sequence ATTCTCTTGGAGAAGACAGAGCTGGAAGAACAGTTGAAAATCATAGAAAAATGGGAAAAAGAACAGCAGAAAGTATGGTTTTGGGAAAGAATCGGCCGGCTTCCGTTTAAAGTGCTGGATAAGCTGACACCGGCTTTTATTCAAGACAAAATCGGCCTTTTGCTGGATGAAATCGGCGGTTTTATTCAAAACGGCGGTCAGTATTTGACGTCTGAAAAACATCTGATCCGCAAGTTTCAAAAAGAGCTTCCGAACGAAACGATGGAAACGATCGCTGATGTGCAAAAGGCGCCTTTAGCGGTGATGGACCAAATTTGCGAAGAGCTTGGCAAAAACAGAGCGAACACCGCGGCCGTGCAAGGGGCGACAACTGGTGTGGGCGGCCTTTTCACACTAGCGATCGATATTCCCGCCATCCTCGGCCTTTCTTTGAAAACCTTGCAGGATATCGCGGTGTCTTACGGCTATGATCCGAAAGAAAAGACAGAGCGGATGTTTATCATCAAATGCCTGCAGCTGAGTTCTGCCGATATCGTCGGAAAAAAAGCGATCATTCAAGAACTCAGCCAATATCATCGCAGCCCGGATGAACGCCAAAACATGATCTCGCAAATTCAAGGCTGGCGGGAAGTTGTCTATACATACCGCGATTCCTTCGGCTGGAAAAAGCTTTTTCAAATGGTGCCCATCGCCGGTATTCTATTTGGCGCGATCACGAACCGTTCGATGATGAACGGTGTGGCGGAAACAGGCATGATGATGTATAAAAAACGGAGAATATTGGAGCGGCTGGAGGATATCGAGAAAGAACCGGAAAGATTGGGGGAATAG